A window of the Parambassis ranga chromosome 17, fParRan2.1, whole genome shotgun sequence genome harbors these coding sequences:
- the LOC114449332 gene encoding uncharacterized protein LOC114449332 isoform X2, whose translation MEACMMKPDVKKKTKPPKAPPAEIKRNDPEKPAPVVPARPADAELSHTQYRTKRAATNNEELNTPTRYSQRRRVGAEDTESSKDTEQPEDAELPRDEPDFKQVVQPQSVTAGMFRRSQKEKTPTFTGVLKGVMKELQFKLSPKASREPSPDPSAEEAGSEKGKNAETKGAGPLHGELSASSDKEKGSFSGLLRGTPETAREIDVPGSSDSLSEAASTKKKGGLTGIFDRSASIDNMFDEEKSRLFSGLKKKTPKASGDEEAAEDKDSQKELFPSDESLSERSDTKEKTIFSEMFKKTQKPADEESNAAEGKKLSSSCQNLLESSTAKENSGGLAGIFRKSPKPAPRSVAAQDPLSDSQELSASWDNLAEIEKGKKDEFAGMFRRTPTTVEQQESEDLEPPQGGSLRRRSTIKKRRRVVSFRVKKTLPGIPKINQSQSSDKMPVVEETVELQELRAAQPVEIAAYPTGDNPAQAEQESDELMEWWYTVAGWTEWNEVSNFQVEDEDMVVEQVADRVYMAARLFVRLFNQQGASLQHRILELVALADAADHFHKKTVTVAVGGGVASVAGSVTTITGLILAPFTFGASIIVTAVGISVATAGSITSATANITDTVHSNLDRKKVEKMIQGYQEEIKDIRECLEFVQEGLDTLQKWDFEKYSQSAAKKALNHNIKHVVKEGGRAGKALMINTHKLISTVQLLGAAGGAAKAAKAISVTTGVMSALFLALDVFFLAKNSHELHKGAKTKFACKIREVCKDLQDGLLELNKVKTQLQKTMDGIEVEEYEEIEEVEVEVEDDLESDPKKLAELEQELDLLEETLDKKVEEEKKKSKEMEKKKINEKKEEKNIKEKEESEEKKKKEKVEESGVKMEKDEGHGTKKEQKQEIKSVKTAKQEVLKEQKGGKKDKETENRITAGEEKHESPQDKMKEDAGPNQTTEKEKNKEEVKSRSEDSKQDNRSVKTHSEKVKTERESQRSRSSRGDERWAET comes from the exons ATGGAAGCATGTATGATGAAGCCAGAcgtcaagaaaaaaacaaaacca CCCAAAGCTCCTCCTGCAGAG ATAAAAAGAAATGATCCTGAGAAACCAGCTCCTGTGGTTCCTGCTCGCCCAGCGGATGCT gaGCTGAGTCATACACAATACAGAACAAAGCGAGCAGCAACAAACAATGAG GAACTTAACACTCCGACCAGATATAGCCAGCGGCGAAGGGTCGGGGCCGAGGACACAGag AGCTCCAAAGACACTGAACAACCAGAGGATGCTGAGCTTCCCAGAGATGAGCCAGATTTTAAACAGGTAGTACAGCCGCAG TCAGTCACAGCTGGAATGTTTCGTCGAAGCCAAAAAGAGAAAACACCTACGTTCACT GGTGTTCTGAAGGGAGTAATGAAAGAGTTGCAATTCAAGTTGTCACCAAAG GCCAGCAGAGAGCCGAGTCCTGATCCCAGTGCAGAGGAAGCCGGTtcagaaaagggaaaaaatgcaGAAACCAAGGGCGCAGGGCCTTTGCACGGGGAGCTCTCTGCCAGCAGTGACAAG GAGAAAGGCAGTTTTAGTGGACTCCTTAGAGGAACTCCAGAAACAGCCAGAGAG ataGATGTTCCAGGCAGCAGTGACAGTCTGTCTGAGGCTGCAAGTACAAAG aaaAAGGGAGGCCTGACTGGAATATTTGATAGATCAGCCAGCATTGACAACATGTTTGATGAG GAGAAAAGTCGGCTGTTCAGTGGACTTAAGAAGAAAACACCCAAAGCTTCTGGAGatgaagaggctgcagag GACAAAGACTCTCAGAAGGAGCTGTTCCCAAGTGACGAAAGTTTGTCTGAACGCAGCGACACCAAG gAGAAAACTATCTTCAGCGAGATGTTTAAGAAAACTCAGAAACCAGCAGATGAG GAATCAAACGCAGCCGAGGGCAAGAAATTATCCAGCAGCTGTCAAAATCTGTTGGAATCAAGCACAGCAAAG GAGAATTCTGGAGGACTAGCAGGGATCTTTAGAAAGTCTCCCAAACCAGCTCCACGCTCTGTGGCTGCTCAG gatCCCCTCAGTGACTCACAGGAACTGTCAGCCAGCTGGGACAACCTTGCAGAAATTGAGAAG ggGAAAAAAGACGAGTTTGCTGGGATGTTCAGGAGGACGCCCACAACTGTGGAGCAGCAG GAAAGTGAGGACTTGGAGCCCCCCCAGGGAGGCAGTCTGAGACGCAGGAGCACCATAAAGAAGAGAAGACGA gTCGTGTCATTTCGAGTGAAGAAAACTCTTCCCGGAATTCCCAAAATTAATCAATCACAG AGTTCAGATAAGATGCCTGTCGTTGAGGAGActgtggagctgcaggagctgagaGCAGCACAG CCTGTGGAGATAGCAGCATATCCAACTGGAGACAACCCAGCTCAAGCTGAGCAG GAGAGTGATGAGCTGATGGAGTGGTGGTACACTGTCGCAG GTTGGACAGAGTGGAACGAGGTGTCCAATTTCCAGGTTGAGGATGAGGATAT GGTGGTGGAGCAGGTGGCTGATCGTGTTTACATGGCCGCTCGCCTTTTCGTGCGTCTCTTCAACCAGCAGGGGGCGTCCTTGCAGCACCGCATCCTGGAGCTTGTGGCTCTGGCTGATGCTGCAGATCACTTCCACAAGAAGACGGTGACGGTCGCTGTGGGCGGAGGCGTGGCCAGCGTCGCAGGCAGCGTGACCACAATCACCGGGCTCATTCTGGCACCTTTCACTTTCGGTGCCTCTATTATTGTCACGGCGGTGGGGATCAGTGTGGCGACAGCAGGCAGCATCACGTCTGCGACAGCAAATATCACAGACACAGTTCACTCCAACCTGGACCGGAAGAAGGTGGAGAAGATGATCCAAGGCTACCAGGAGGAAATCAAAGACATCAGAGAGTGTTTGGAGTTTGTGCAG GAAGGTCTGGACACCCTGCAGAAGTGGGATTTTGAAAAATACTCTCAAAGTGCTGCCAAAAAAGCTCTGAACCACAACATTAAGCATGTGGTGAAGGAGGGCGGCCGTGCCGGAAAAGCTCTGATGATCAACACCCACAAGCTCATCAGCACAGTGCAGCTTTTAGGCGCTGCCGGTGGCGCTGCTAAGGCTGCCAAAGCTATCAGCGTCACCACAGGCGTCATGTCGGCGCTCTTCCTGGCTCTGGATGTCTTCTTCCTCGCCAAAAACTCCCACGAGCTCCACAAGGGTGCCAAAACCAAATTTGCCTGCAAAATTAGAGAAGTGTGCAAGGACCTTCAAGATGGCCTCCTGGAGCTGAACAAAGTGAAGACACAGCTTCAGAAGACCATGGATGGCATTGAGGTGGAGGAGTATGAGGAGattgaggaggtggaggtggaggttgAAGATGACTTGGAGTCTGATCCAAAGAAGCTGGccgagctggagcaggagctggaCCTCCTGGAGGAGACACTGGACAAGAAAGttgaggaagagaagaaaaaaagtaaagagatggagaagaaaaaaatcaatgagaaaaaagaggagaagaatataaaggaaaaagaggagtcggaggaaaagaagaagaaagagaaggtggaggaaagTGGTGTAAAGATGGAAAAGGATGAAGGACATGGCACGAAAAAGGAGCAGAAACAGGAGATAAAAAGTGTCAAAACTGCAAAACAGGAAGTTTTAAAGGAACAGAAAGGAggcaaaaaagacaaagaaactgAGAACAGAATAACAGCAGGAGAGGAGAAACATGAGAGTCCTCAAGACAAGATGAAGGAAGATGCTGGACCAAATCAAACaacagaaaaggagaaaaataagGAAGAAGTTAAGAGCAGATCAGAAGATTCCAAACAAGACAACAGGAGTGTAAAAACCCACAGTGAGAAGGTGAAAACTGAGAGGGAAAGTCAAAGGAGTCGGAGCAGCAGGGGAGATGAAAGGTGGGCTGAAACCTGA